The Magnolia sinica isolate HGM2019 chromosome 9, MsV1, whole genome shotgun sequence sequence ATCCATGTCCGATTCTCTAGATCAACGAGCCTTgtaaacggattgactactcccctgtcGTCGGTGCTCTTTggatcccaacatgatgtatgtgtctcatccatgccatccatacattttttaaaataattttatggtatgaacccaaaaactgaggtagatcaaaatctcaagtgggccacatagtgttgattaaactctcaccattaaaaacttcttggggctaccaaagttttggatcaagctgatatttgttttttgccatcatccaggtctatatgacctaatctacaagttggatgtcaaataaacatcacagtgggccctaaaaaatttttaacaatgagaatcattatcattgttgattcttgtggtgtggtccacttgagatttggatttacctcaattttgggataatgccctgaaatgataagtaaaaatggatggacggtgtggataaaaccaatacatcatgatgaccacacaaagctcctgcccattccTAGATAGAGATGGGCagcggtaggacgcaatccgtgtcctctCTGTACACAATCCGCTCCTAGATTTCACAAGAAGTTACCATGCTGGAAACtagatggggcccatcatgatgtttttgaaaaatctatcccattcatctattttttttagctcattttaagacttgagaccaaaagtaagCAGGATATAATACTCAAGTAGGcttcactaaaggaaaaggtgggtagggaaattcctaccattgattagggtccaccatgatgtttatttgacatgcaacctataaattaggtcatacagacctggataatggcaaaaaacaaatatcagcttgatccaaaactttggtagccctaagaagtttttaatggtgagttcaatcaacactgtgtggcccacttgagattttgatctaccttagtTTTTGAGTTATACcataaacttatttttaaaaatgtatggaccacatggatgagacacatacatcatgttggggtccacagagtACCGACATGGGAGTAGCCAACAACGCCCGTTCATCCAGAGAATCAGATGCAAATTTCATGCGAACGTCTTTAGCaggttgtagacaccccacccaagctaTCATCTTGAAGAGACAAGGACAATCTGGACCATGATCAATAAcccgaacccaaaaccctaatccaaaccattctcaaacccaaaactCTAATCCAAAACCATACTcgaacccgaaaccctaatccaaaccatacccaaacttgaaaccctaatccaaaaaCTATGCCTGAATCTGAAACCCTACTCTAAGTTATTAGAACCTCCCAAACCTAGCCCAAAATCCTAAATTTAAAACCCATTTGAGCCAAGACAGCCTAGTAATACACCCGGCTGAGCCAAAAACctgaaaaaggaccaccagacaAACTAGCATGCCACACGAGGACCGCACGTGCAGGCTCGGCCCGAGCCCCGCCCAGGCGGTAGTTAGACTACCACCGGaggtagtttgactaccgccaGCGGTACTCTAATTACCGCCACTCGCCGAACGCGTGTGTCCTCTGAGCAATAGCTGTCCCTTAGCCCGAAAGTCAACTTTTCTCTGAAGTTACCCCTGTAGCCtttactatttaccattttactaaCCCTAAGAACTAATGGGAATGCGCCACGTGGTAATTATTTCTCCCCAACCACTCACAACCTGCCATGTCATCTTTTAACCCTTACCTGCCTACCATTTACCAAAGGACCATTggcaaaggctataaatagccctctcctcctcTCACAACAACAACACACCTTCtcatccgagagagagagagagagagagagagagagagagagagagagggagagaggaaagaagagagtgaaggaaggGGAAGGAGCTCCTAAACCTCCAAAGTTCTGATCTTTTGGCCATCCCCCCAGCCTTTCCTGTTGACCCTTTTTAACCCTTTAACCTAGCCCAGTCTGGTTATAGTCCAATCCATGTGATAGCCTATACAAGTTCAAAGCTAAAGATCCATTTATTTCATACATAATCATGACATTTatttccttctcaacccccttgctcttctagatttctagtgaacgtatgctttgtgacttgtTGTGCATCGCATCCTttcacatcagaaatttctaaTATTTTAGTCCACTTTTATTACTCCCTTTGCATGAACATTAttacatccgccttctagacacgccgttggacgtatgctttgtggcttgccaAAATCTTGAATCTTACTACATCAGAAATTCGCGTatgtgcctagtcccatctcgaccacAACATCCATCGtcccttgagattattttaccacattaagtagagaccgtacatttgtacgggaaGAGAGGGTGTCTAAccccttccctctttataactgaggtcccttatcCGGAATCCCAgatcgcagatcaggagtcaatctaaggtaggggAGTCTTTGGATTTCTTCAACCTTACATATTCTGCGGGTTCTAGCTGACTGCAAGATTTTaatattaattggctagtggtgactccaacattCACACATCAGCCTAGTCACCCCACCACCAAAATAAAACCCATAAACCAGTGTGGGCACCGATTTCCAGTATCTACACAGGTAGTTCGCACGGTGGAAATTAgatagggcccaccgtcatgtttttgagaaatccatcccatccatctgttttgtgacaTCGTTCTAATACCTGAGAGAAAAATTAAAcaggatccaagattcaagtgggttgcactaaaggaaaatgtgggtagggaaattcctactgttgaaacctccttgggtttGCGGTGACGTTTAcacgccatccataccattcatgaCGTCATTTGTACTGGGATGAActaagaacacaaatattagcctgatttaaaacttcaatTGCACCGTTAATATTcaaacggtggtcattgaataTACACTATTTCCTCTCATGCGGACCACTTCactttggatacacctcatttttggtcgtgTGTCTTAAAATgacctctcaaaatggatgaataatttggatttattgctaggggtgtacacgaaccgatctagctcggttagctcgctcgactcgactcgaaaaagcttgattcagctcgattcgaagctgagttcgagccgagtcgaattgattttttgagcttgaaaatgagttcgagtaggCCCCAGATCGACTCGgcttggatcgaatccagctcgattCGAACCAGtccggtgactcggttactttgccattgatgttgctcatcttctgtttgataaaagaaaaagaaattgtatgtcttttcttttctttttttattgttgtttatTCTTTTGTTTGACAATGGAAATATAAAACTGTGGTTCTATCTTACTTTTCTCTATAGCCTTTCTCTTTGAATGGCATTGTCTTCTCCAACCGTCATGTTTGCATCTCCACCAATGTGAAGATTACCAGATCTGCACCGTTCATTTAGTACTCTCATCACCACCCGCAACCATTAGAACCTAACTTGAATCACCAATTCTAGATGTGCAACCAAAGCTCGCCACGTGGAATTGACCTTCTTTCCCATATCTGTTTGTCAACTGGGATCTCAGCTATTTATGATCACTCAGCATCTCATACTATCTTTTCAACCAATCATCCATTCAGATCATCACACACGTGTGATCGCAGTGAAATGTTGTCCCAGAAGCACTAGATAGCTTCTTTTGGAGGCGCAGTgcctttgtttttttgttttttttaaagaggCAGACTGCCTGCAATGCTTCCGACGACATGTGGTGACTCAAGGATTATGCACCACCTAtatgtcttttcttttcttccaccTAAGTTTGGTAAAGTAGTAATTTTAGTGGAAGATTTAATAAATATTGAGATTttaaagttgcagttcaggtgtacGTGGAAATGCCTTAACGATGagcttggctcgatcttggcttgaactcgccTCGAGCTGGCTAGTCGGGCCTCAaactgagccgagccaagttctaGCTGAGGTTAGCCGGTATTTGAACCTAGTTGAACTAAGGCAAGCTCGACTTTTCCACTGGATCTATAGCCCTAGCTGTACTggtaagatggaaagttcacacCATAAAGCATCTTTACACGTGGCCCCAGCCGGTAATCCTGAGTTGCCACATAAGCAGTACCAGCCCTCTTCTGTGGACGAGGTATTCATCCTGTTGGGCCCGCCAAAACTGACAGCAGAATCAGTCACGTGTACCACGTTTAGTCGTGCGCGGCTTccgtggatccccggatccattgaggtgggtgacacacctgactgtggagcccagtGATTATGTaccttcaatccacaccgtccatccattttttcagctcattttagattaatgatcaaaaaatgaagctgaaccAAATCTTAGgtcaaccacaccacaggaaaagttgTTATGAATCCTCGACATTAAAACATCGTATATTCCATcggaatttttattttccatcctaccaGTTGATAACGTAACAAACACCTAAATGAAGAGATcacacaaaaatcatcttgatcccaaGCTTTGGaggcctacaagaagtttttaatggtcaactaccactatttcctgtactcTGGTTAGCTGAGCTTTGAACCTGCTTCAGTTTTTGTATTATGCACTAAAATGACATTTCCAtacagatagacggcgtggatgtagtcacattcatcaaggtgggctcccacaGTCAGACGTCCCACCCACTCGATCTCGAACCCGCGCCCCGTTTCCTCTCAGGGAGAGGCATCAGACCCTTCCACGTCCACATCTCGAATTCGCCCCGCAAACCTTCGAAATTTACGAGAAAAAAGCCCCATCTGAGTACACCATATGGGCAAAACTGATCAATTCGGACAAGCAGGGTATTTCCGTAATTAGGATCGTCGGTGGCATTTCCGTAAATTCTGGTCGAAATAAAAAATACGCGCCCTAATGTAGATGTCGGCGACGTCAACTCCAATCTTCCGCTCCACGAGCCTTCCCCTTTTCCCGCGCCACCGCGTCCCCGACGAGAGCACTCACGTTTCCATTGTCGgttagtaggccccacctagccgCATATGGACGTGAACAGAAAACCACGTAAGGAAATTCAATTCTAACCGCTGGCATGCACATGAGCACTAGACAAGCGCCCCACACATGCCGAAGATAGGCATGTATGATAGATCCTGAACGTTCATACAGGCAGCCCCGTCAGTGAGAGTTCTTTAAACTAAAAATTAGGCTGACATATTATTCACATGTTCTACACACGTTTTATGCATAATACCTGTTGTGTCCGTCCGATTAACGGACTGGATTTTTTATACGTGTAACAAAGCAACAGGTTTTTCGCGCTTGTGTTTAGTAAGCACATGCGCGTGACTGCAGACAGCATTACTATCGCCGATCCAAGAAGCCGCCTCTCCCATATACAGTCGACACGTGTCAGCAGATTCCAGCCTCCCGGCGTCGTCGCTGCTGCACCCCATCTGACCAAAGCAAGCGGATGAGGTGTTACTGGGCAACACCATAGTGGTTATCACCctttccgtgggccccaccttgatgatttattgtatatccacgccgtccatccgtttctcaagACTATTTTAGGACGTTGTACCAGATATTAAGAAGATATAATTCTgtcatggaccacaccaaattaaatagtggtgattgagtgcctcaccattaaaatttccaaagGGCCCATCATAAGCTCTTCACagtgtatattttccatccaaccttttgataatctCGATAAGATCTTTATTAAGTTAAAATATAAagatcatattgatctaaaacatttGTTGTCCATAATAAGTTTTAATGTTCATTAATCACGATATCaattggtgtgatctacttaAGATTTCTATATTCATTTTTATGATTACATACTAAAATTGGATGAAAAAAaatatgaacagagtggatatataaaatatataccaatgtgggccccacatggttagcGTAATAACACTAAGATATTAGCCGCGCAATAGCTAATATTTTCTCATGATCAAAGACCCTTCAAACCGACACGTGTCACAAAGATTCCCTTCTTCGTACCTCCCGTCTATATACACCCATAAGCCATAAACCAAACTACCgattcctctcttccttctctatCCATTTCCCAAACCGAAAAATCCGTTAAACTCGTATTTCTTCTAAGATGACACAAAAGTCCAACCGCCGGATTCTGACTTTTCCTGCCGTCCGTCCATGCGAAGGCGTTTCTCCAGCCGCCCTTCTCCATGCCCTCATCACCGTCTCCCACACCGTCGTCGATCACCGTACAAAATTCTTCCCGGTCCACAAGCGCAACGTGCGGGAGACGATCCGTGAGATCGAAATCCTTCTCCTCTTCTTGGAAGAAATCGCCAGTCGTGGGTCCCGCATCTCGGGCTCTATCGTTGTCTGCTTCTCCGAGCTCTACGTCGTCCTTCAAAAGATGCGGTACCTGTTAGAAGATTGCTCTCACGAAGGCGCCCGCCTCTGGATTTTGATGCAATCCGAGCGGGTAACCCACGAATTCCGGATCTTGATCCGGTCGATCGCGACAGCCCTTGAGGTGATTCCCTTGAAATCGATCGATGTGCCGACAGAAATCAGGGAGCTGATTGAATTGGTCGGGAAGCAATCGCAGAAGGTGAAGATCGAGACGGATCCATGCGACGAGCGAGCCGCGAATGATGTTCTTGATATTTTGGGTGCGTTCGAGAATAAGATTGTTCCTGATTCGAACGATCTCAAACGGGTTCTCAACCATTTGGAGATTCGGAGCTGGAGCGATTGCAATAAAGAGATTCGGTTCTTGGAGGAAGAGATCCAATGTGAAAGTTCGAAAGGGGAGGAGAAGGAAATCGTCCTCCTTTTCAGCCTCTTAGGATTCATGAACTACTGCCGGTCGGTATTGTTCGATGATTTAGATGGCGGAAACAACGAACGGTCAGATTGTAGACACGGCAAAGAGCTAGACAGCTCCCTGAATCCAGAAGATTTCAAATGCCCCATTACTCTCGAGCTAATGAAGGATCCAGTAACAATCGCCACCGGGCAGACCTACGATCGATCGTCGATTGTAAGATGGTTCAAGGCAGGCCATCTCATCTGCCCAAAAACCGGTGAGAAGCTAATGAGTACAGAGCTTATCCCAAATTACGCTCTACAAAAGCTTATTCAGAAATTCTGTAATGATAATGGCGTTGTGATTGCTGAAGTGAGAAATCATAACCACAAATCCGAAAAAGCCCAATTTAGGAGTAGTCCGGTTGCTTTGGAATCCATGAGAATGCTTTCTGTCTTCCTTTTCGAGAAGCTCTCAATTGGAACAGAAACAGCAAAGAACAAAACTGCTTACGAAATCCGTTTGCTTGCGAAAACGAGCATGTTCCATCGAGCTTGCTTAGTAGAAGCAGGCGTGATTCTGGGGCTCTTGAATCTGCTGTCTTCTTCAAATCCTACTGCACAAGAAAATGCAATCTCAGCTCTATTGAACCTTTCAAAGCACTCAAAGGGAAAAACGGTTATCTTCGAGAGCGGTGGATTGGGCTCGATCATTCACATTCTGCAAAAAGGGCTGAAAACGGAGTCACGGAATAATGCAGCAGCGGTTCTGTTTTATCTATCTTCAGTTGAAGAGTATCGTGAGGCGATTGGAGATATACCAGAAGCGATCCCCATGCTAGTAGGCCTGTTACAGAGTGGGAACGACCGTGGGAAGAAGAACGCAGCTGTCGCAATCTTCGGGCTACTACAGTTCCCTGGCAATCATCGAAGAGTTTTGGCTGCTGGAGCTATCCCTCCACTGTTAAATCTCCTTAAATCTGAAAGATTGGATCTTGCAACCGATTCTCTAGCAGTTCTAGCATCTCTAGCAGAGAAAACTGAAGGAACGGTTGCAATAACACGAGCCTCAGCAATACAGCCCTTAGTGGGCTATCTACATTCGTCTGGATCCCGGACTGGAAGCGAGTACTGTGCTTCGATTCTGTTTTCTCTGTCAATCAACGGAGGATTGGAAGTGGTTACCATTTTAAAGAAAATGCCTTTGCTGACAGGGTCGCTGTATTCTCTTCTCACCGAAGGCAGTTCTCGTGCTAGTAAGAAGGCAAGATTGATACTCAGTCTCCTCCATGGGGGCCATAATCCAGGTCCATCTGGAATGCAAAATTCAACGGTCAGACGAGAGCGGGCGATAGTTCATGTTATGtaatctaatttatttatttattttacaattCTTTTATTGATGTGTTTGTATTTTTGGATGTATTCGTCCGTGTACATATATACGAATGTGGGTGCATGATTCTTTTATTTGTATTTGATGGTATTAGCTCGATTTTATTCAAGAGCTAATATGAGTTAGGATCCGTTTGGAGAGATAAGGATTCGAATACGTGTTTATATGTACTTAGTTGTATTTGTTGTATGGAATCTGAATTTACAGAATGAAAAAGTAGAATTACCAGAAGAAATGACGAGTAGAATTACCAGAAGAAATGACGAGATCCCATATGAAACAGAGAGCAATAGTCTACtttcatgtttatttatttatttatttatttatatagcaGCATGTGATGTGAAAATGTGGGAACCAGGTTGGCATTAAAATGGGTTGATCCATTCAATTGGTGGGTCACAATGGTATATTGAGTCATATCATCAGATCTCTATTGATTTTTACGTTCTGTCCTGTCCAGTgagtggatgggcctgattttctcATCAGGTGATTATCTTGGTTGTCTATCAACATACACAAGGGCCCACTTGGGTGTCTGTCAAGGGCATTTGTTTTTTTATGAGTTTTGTGAACAAGATTTTATTAAATTtgatttggatatatatatatatatatatatatatatatatatatatatatatatatatatatttggcattggatGTACTGAACTGGATTTTCAAAGATTGATTTGAGCCGCAAAACTTCTATCTATAAAACCTACTTttaattgaattttttgaaaagcAGAATTTTGGGACTCTTCTTCCTACCTTTCTCCTTTCAGCTGAGTCACTGGAATTTTACGGGTGCAAACTACCCAAACTCAAACATTAGAAAATATGATTATTAAATAAGAGATTCCAAGGAATCTTGATCGTTTTACTAATTTGTTCTTTGCATATTGCTCATCCAAACAAGGCCTACGATTTATATGTGATGAAGAAAAGATTCGTTGTTCACTTATTGAAGGTGTGGAGAGAAAACAGGAAGCGGATTAAtgtaccgagtaactcaatatgctaaaactctatgggtcccacagtcattcatgaattttatccactctgtccatatattttagaagataagtttaggtctttagcccaaaattgaagcatatccaaatctcaaatggaccacaccatcggaaacagtgtgaattcagcatatattattgaaaatttcatgggggccatagaagttttagatcaatctaatatttgtcctttcacttcatccatgtatttgtcatattatgaacaggttggatgacaaataaacatcactgtgggccacagacaggtttcaacggtggaaatcattattcccatggtttatgtggtatgatccacttgagttttagatatacctTAATTTTGGGTTgtaccactaaaatgatatgaaaaaacatggatggacggagtggataagacaaatacattcacggtgggcccaattgagtttactcatttagataaaagcgtactgagtaacccaGTGCGCAATCcaatttcaagaaaatagaaacGGAATtatgtactgagttactcagtgcttttatcatattgagtaaactcagttgggcctaccatgaatgtttgtgtattatccacgctgttcatccgtttttacagctcattttagtggttgacttGAAAATTGAAACAtgcccaaagcttaagtggaccacaccacaagaaacagtggaaataatgacttccacagttgaaaccttggtagggcccaaagtgatgtttatttgtcatccaacctgttcataagatcacacagagatggatgaagGGTTGGGGTTTTCACTttccggaagcagattggctggtgtaccacacaccaccgacctggcttgTCTATTGAGGTCACCAAGCTCattaggtcccaccatgaagtatgtgctaTATTCAAACCATCTGTCCACTTGGCCAACTCGATGTAAAGCTTTAatagaaaaataagacaaatccaagaTCAAGCGGACAACACTACAAAAGCAATGGGAGATTACATGTCCCTTTTAAGGTTaacagaagctttgaatcaatatgatatttgtttttcctcttcatccatatatgtgtaaccttatgaacatattgaatggaaaacaaacattatggttgaGCCTACATATGTTTTAATGttgggaatcattgtccccaactgctatttgtggtgcggtccacttgagctctgagtatgactcattttttagctcatgctctaaaataatctcaccaaatggaaaaacattgtggatataataaatacatctttgtggggccatgtaactttgatctccttgagaCCGTTTCTACAACTAGGAATTCAAGGAGCATCAGCACACATGCGACTCACACCAGCCAAGTTTGTGGTGTGTGGTACCCCAGCCGATTCACTTCCATATTTTCCCATTACtattatttataataattaaataatcaaaAATGTATGGTAATTTGATAGACTACATGAAATGCTCTCAAGTTGAAACATAACCTTTACACATACACCATGGGCTGAAGATTGAACAGTCCAGGTGATGTGACATGCCATCAAACCCTTGGGGCTCAActtttagcttgatccaaaactctagtaggcCATAGCAAAGGGAAACAATTCCCCCCCCTTGATTTGCCatggctcactagagttttagatcagacTAAAATTTGGACCTTAGGGTTTCATAGGGTTCCAtgtcacgtggaccattcaaattttttACCCATGAcaggtgtgcaaaggtgtgcacgagTTCTCACCTAAAAGAGTGCGGTAAGCATCTCTCTTTGTATCAAATAGATCCAAAATCTTCCATCAAGTATTCCCAGTCCAATTTAAGATGATTGAATTATTATTTACCACCTCTCTTCTGGATTGTGTTGAAAATCAAATATAAGCAACATGGCAGATGAagataagaaagagaaagaaaagagaagatttgCCCCCAACTTTGGCAGAGAGTTCTCTAAAAATATATTTGATCAAACAATCTTAATCTAACAAAATTTTGCttcctattttaaaaaatctcaaaTAATAGTCACTGGAACTTccaatttgggaaaattttggggcatgatacATCCACGGTGGagtcaacagaccaatggtcctgATCGTTGAGCTAGAGGCCTCctttgtcagaattgaaaacctcACAAACCATGTAAACGGCAAAACCGTGGATTGTGTATCGTATACTTCTCTTAGAAAAATGTTAGTTGCTTACATCAATTTATCAAATGAAATCAGGCCTTTTCGCATTAGTTTCGATGATGAATTTTCTACTAGAATCATTATCAAAAGCTCTCTTACCCCGCCTACATACCTACCTCCAATATTTCAACTTTGAAATAATCCCAAGTAGAATACGGGTCAAATGAAAAATGCTAGGGTTGCTCGGCAGTcatttatagaaaaaataaataaaaataaaaaaaataaagaaaagttcTATGCGTGGCAAACTTTGAAATCTTCTTGCTAGAAATctaattttatatgaaaaatacTGTTTGGAGGagtctctttatatatatatatatatatatatatatatatatatatatatatatatatatatatatatatatatatatataaacttcccatgaggttgagttgtgtgggcccaccatgatgcatgttgaacatctactccatcagtcagatgcacccttccatgatggggctagggcttaaaaataaagttaatCCGTGACTTGTACGTGCCACACcaaatacaaaagttgagaggtgttaccctccattaaaaaattcataatcatttgttgggcccactgagatgtgattcacaaatccagcccatccattatatgtgtcccacttggatgaggggttagaccaagtttcagaggcatccaaatttcaggtcgaccccaccaagtgattttgtatgttttagtcatgtcttcacatgattttagatggtatggcccacccgagttctttatacggttgattttcaggatatcccataatttaaaggggacccatcaaattcacggtgttgatggtcaacaagcatcatggtggggcc is a genomic window containing:
- the LOC131255573 gene encoding U-box domain-containing protein 19-like, coding for MTQKSNRRILTFPAVRPCEGVSPAALLHALITVSHTVVDHRTKFFPVHKRNVRETIREIEILLLFLEEIASRGSRISGSIVVCFSELYVVLQKMRYLLEDCSHEGARLWILMQSERVTHEFRILIRSIATALEVIPLKSIDVPTEIRELIELVGKQSQKVKIETDPCDERAANDVLDILGAFENKIVPDSNDLKRVLNHLEIRSWSDCNKEIRFLEEEIQCESSKGEEKEIVLLFSLLGFMNYCRSVLFDDLDGGNNERSDCRHGKELDSSLNPEDFKCPITLELMKDPVTIATGQTYDRSSIVRWFKAGHLICPKTGEKLMSTELIPNYALQKLIQKFCNDNGVVIAEVRNHNHKSEKAQFRSSPVALESMRMLSVFLFEKLSIGTETAKNKTAYEIRLLAKTSMFHRACLVEAGVILGLLNLLSSSNPTAQENAISALLNLSKHSKGKTVIFESGGLGSIIHILQKGLKTESRNNAAAVLFYLSSVEEYREAIGDIPEAIPMLVGLLQSGNDRGKKNAAVAIFGLLQFPGNHRRVLAAGAIPPLLNLLKSERLDLATDSLAVLASLAEKTEGTVAITRASAIQPLVGYLHSSGSRTGSEYCASILFSLSINGGLEVVTILKKMPLLTGSLYSLLTEGSSRASKKARLILSLLHGGHNPGPSGMQNSTVRRERAIVHVM